A region of Streptomyces sp. WMMC500 DNA encodes the following proteins:
- a CDS encoding MerR family transcriptional regulator, with translation MEWSIQEIARTAGTTSRTLRHYGELGLLRPSRVAANGYRYYDEHALVRLQRILLLRELGLGLPAIADVLDGGGPEDAVAALGTHLELLEQERRRIGRQIASVETTLRKLREGEPLMAEEVLDGFDHTRYEEEVTRRWGKAAYERGDRWWRSLSEEQRRDFQRRQRDIARDFAAAHAAGEAPDGAVAQEITRRQYEWISAGWQGQEPSAEAFAGLGRMYVDDPRFGAHYDTHGEGTAVFVRDAMRVYAERHLD, from the coding sequence ATGGAGTGGTCCATCCAGGAGATCGCGCGCACCGCGGGCACCACGAGCCGCACCCTGCGCCACTACGGCGAGCTGGGGCTGCTCCGCCCCAGCCGCGTCGCGGCCAACGGCTACCGCTACTACGACGAGCACGCCCTCGTCCGGCTGCAGCGCATCCTGCTGCTCCGCGAACTCGGCCTCGGCCTTCCGGCCATCGCCGACGTGCTCGACGGCGGCGGTCCCGAGGACGCCGTGGCCGCGCTCGGCACACACCTGGAGCTGCTGGAGCAGGAGCGGCGGCGGATCGGCCGGCAGATCGCGTCGGTGGAGACCACACTGCGGAAGCTGAGGGAAGGTGAGCCGCTCATGGCGGAAGAGGTGCTCGACGGGTTCGACCACACCCGGTACGAGGAGGAGGTCACGCGGCGCTGGGGGAAGGCCGCGTACGAGCGGGGCGACCGGTGGTGGCGCTCGCTGAGCGAGGAGCAGCGGCGGGACTTCCAGCGCCGCCAGCGCGACATCGCCCGCGACTTCGCCGCCGCGCACGCCGCCGGCGAGGCGCCGGACGGCGCGGTGGCGCAGGAGATCACGCGGCGCCAGTACGAGTGGATCAGCGCGGGCTGGCAGGGGCAGGAGCCGTCGGCGGAGGCGTTCGCGGGGCTGGGCCGGATGTACGTGGACGACCCGCGGTTCGGCGCGCACTACGACACGCACGGAGAGGGGACGGCCGTCTTCGTACGGGACGCGATGCGGGTGTACGCGGAGCGCCACCTCGATTAG